In a genomic window of Dyadobacter fermentans DSM 18053:
- a CDS encoding glycosyltransferase, translating to MDIVITGQQAWDVEIGSNCKNIALEFSKNHRVLYVNSPLDRVSLLKNGDDPKIAKRRDVVHGKAAGLEKVQDNLWVLYPDKMIESINWLPEMLFDILNKRNNQLFAGSIARAAKHLGFRDYVHFNDNDMFRSFFLKDLLQPRLSIYYSRDYMLAVDYWRKHGARVEPALIAKSDLCVANSTYLAQYCGRYNPHSYYVGQGCDLDIFMAGNEAPEPADISSVKRPRIGYVGALQSIRLDMELLHYIAETRPEWSIVLIGPEDNEFLQSNLHQLPNVIFTGSRNIADLPAYINSFDVCVNPQLLNEVTIGNYPRKIDEYLAVGKPVVATATDAMSVFAEHVYLGKSKEDYVELIELALRENSGERTAARRSFASSHTWENSVREIYKAISTVGGSL from the coding sequence ATTACGGGACAGCAGGCCTGGGATGTAGAAATCGGGAGTAACTGTAAAAACATCGCCCTGGAATTCAGCAAGAATCACAGGGTGCTGTACGTCAATTCCCCGCTCGACCGCGTCAGTTTGCTCAAAAATGGCGATGATCCCAAAATCGCGAAACGCCGGGATGTTGTACACGGCAAAGCCGCGGGGCTGGAAAAGGTCCAGGATAACCTCTGGGTACTCTACCCCGACAAGATGATCGAGTCGATCAACTGGCTGCCGGAGATGCTTTTCGATATTTTAAATAAGAGAAATAACCAGCTTTTTGCGGGCTCGATAGCGCGGGCCGCCAAGCACCTTGGGTTCAGGGATTATGTTCATTTCAACGACAATGACATGTTCCGGAGCTTTTTTCTCAAAGACCTGCTCCAACCGCGCCTTTCCATTTATTATTCGCGGGATTACATGCTGGCTGTGGACTACTGGCGCAAGCATGGCGCCCGCGTAGAGCCGGCCCTGATCGCCAAAAGCGACCTTTGCGTAGCGAATTCCACCTATTTAGCCCAATATTGCGGCAGATACAACCCGCATTCCTATTATGTAGGGCAAGGCTGCGACCTCGACATTTTTATGGCAGGCAACGAAGCTCCCGAGCCCGCGGATATCAGCAGCGTAAAACGCCCGCGCATCGGGTATGTGGGCGCATTGCAGAGCATTCGCCTCGATATGGAACTGCTGCATTACATTGCCGAAACCCGGCCCGAATGGAGCATTGTGCTCATCGGGCCGGAGGATAACGAGTTCCTGCAGAGCAATCTGCACCAGCTGCCCAACGTCATTTTCACCGGCTCGCGCAATATCGCCGACCTGCCGGCATACATCAATTCGTTCGACGTGTGCGTGAACCCGCAACTTCTCAACGAGGTCACGATCGGCAATTATCCCAGGAAAATAGACGAGTACCTGGCCGTTGGCAAGCCGGTAGTAGCCACCGCCACCGACGCCATGAGCGTTTTCGCCGAACATGTGTATCTGGGCAAAAGCAAAGAAGACTATGTGGAGCTGATCGAACTCGCATTACGTGAAAACTCCGGCGAGCGCACAGCGGCCCGCCGGTCGTTCGCCAGCTCGCACACGTGGGAAAACAGTGTCAGGGAAATTTACAAGGCCATCAGCACCGTCGGCGGCAGCCTTTGA
- a CDS encoding hybrid sensor histidine kinase/response regulator: MPTRLTTDSFRWYYASIYLGLALIFGSQYFTYKNVRDLSLNNERLNVTIGVLNQTANFGLVTKDFQSNMRGYLITQDNELLSDNYNKKIQLVSITDTLFNLVKTDETQTRRVKELLSISSQIVAYTQNVVSIYRTQGSEPAFAKIQEGEGIRLNQLLTAKIDQIEDYENHNLDQRRKLVSDTQQNSILFILLTGAVGFILTILSIIFLNLDKRKQRLLQNEIKERERTVSQYLEAIPDGVMVINSERKIELINESGREILGVDGERPATLEEQVTRIKLLDPTRYHVRFSADTLPVARALQGEKLTGNKIDLVKNDKIYHLETSVQPVIGLDGRIKSAITVFRDITERANYEATLEKARSLAEKSVRVKDIFLSNVSHEIRTPLNAIIGFTNLLMGEVTDQKSQEYVGYIQYAGKNLLELINDILDFSKIEAGQVHLEKAPVSIRELADEISAIMHHRAVEKGIVYEALLADGLPEFIETDKLRLTQILLNVCGNAVKFTEKGSVKLRVAPIGEPLNDVQNIRFEVKDTGVGIPKDKLKEVFNRFVQATESTTRVFGGTGLGLSIVKSLVQLFEGTLNLESELGQGTVFTMDFPFRIVNDAGLHDDIEKEIDITASVTSLRILAAEDNTLNQKLLKAIFERLNIPLTIVNNGQEALDRLREETFDLVLMDIQMPVMDGYTAIKEIRRTVSSTIPIITMTAHAMVGEKEECLSIGANSYISKPFKESELLYTIAHLGNKENYEAQPKEFTQQPSPAKMTDTILNLDYLTEITGGDQELRDELIALFEKDSKIQLMNIADASLANDLEKLRQAIHKFRSSLFSVGLLNTANQYKELEATLKQGNWNSGLNQKLVELKAESETGLSQLKNL; the protein is encoded by the coding sequence ATGCCGACCCGCCTGACAACTGACTCATTCAGATGGTATTATGCCAGTATTTACCTGGGATTGGCATTGATTTTCGGCTCCCAGTATTTCACCTACAAGAACGTCCGCGACCTTTCGCTCAACAACGAGCGCCTCAATGTGACGATCGGCGTGCTGAACCAGACGGCTAATTTCGGGCTTGTCACCAAAGATTTTCAGTCGAATATGCGCGGTTATCTGATCACGCAGGATAATGAACTGCTTTCGGATAACTACAACAAGAAGATCCAGCTCGTGAGCATTACCGACACGCTGTTCAACCTTGTTAAAACTGACGAAACGCAGACGCGGCGCGTGAAGGAACTACTGAGCATTTCGAGCCAGATCGTCGCCTACACGCAGAATGTCGTCAGCATTTACCGGACCCAGGGCAGCGAGCCTGCATTTGCGAAAATCCAGGAAGGCGAAGGGATCAGGCTCAACCAGCTGCTCACGGCCAAGATCGACCAGATCGAAGATTACGAAAACCACAACCTGGACCAGCGCCGGAAGCTCGTTTCGGACACGCAGCAGAATTCCATCCTGTTTATCCTGCTCACCGGGGCGGTCGGCTTCATCCTCACCATCCTCTCGATCATCTTCCTGAACCTCGACAAGCGCAAGCAGCGGCTGCTTCAAAATGAAATCAAGGAAAGGGAACGGACGGTGAGCCAGTACCTGGAAGCCATTCCCGACGGTGTGATGGTGATCAATAGCGAACGGAAAATTGAACTGATCAACGAATCGGGGCGGGAAATCCTGGGCGTGGACGGCGAGCGGCCCGCGACGCTCGAAGAGCAGGTGACGCGCATCAAACTCCTCGATCCGACACGGTACCACGTCCGCTTCTCGGCCGACACCCTACCCGTTGCGCGGGCATTGCAAGGCGAAAAACTCACCGGCAACAAGATCGACCTGGTGAAAAACGATAAGATTTATCACCTCGAAACCAGCGTGCAGCCGGTGATCGGGCTCGACGGCCGGATCAAGAGCGCGATTACCGTTTTCAGGGACATTACCGAGCGGGCCAACTACGAGGCGACGCTGGAAAAAGCACGGAGCCTGGCCGAGAAATCCGTGCGGGTGAAGGACATTTTCCTTTCCAATGTGAGCCACGAGATCCGGACGCCGCTCAATGCGATCATCGGGTTCACCAACCTGCTTATGGGAGAAGTGACCGACCAGAAAAGCCAGGAATATGTCGGTTACATTCAGTACGCGGGCAAAAACCTGCTCGAACTGATCAACGACATTCTCGACTTTTCCAAAATCGAAGCCGGGCAGGTCCATCTCGAAAAAGCGCCCGTATCCATCCGCGAGCTGGCCGACGAGATTTCGGCGATCATGCACCACCGCGCCGTCGAAAAAGGCATTGTTTACGAAGCGCTGCTGGCCGACGGATTGCCCGAATTTATCGAAACAGACAAATTGCGGCTAACGCAGATATTGCTCAATGTGTGCGGCAATGCGGTGAAATTCACGGAGAAAGGCAGCGTAAAACTCCGCGTAGCACCGATCGGCGAGCCGCTGAACGACGTCCAGAACATCCGTTTCGAGGTGAAAGACACGGGTGTGGGTATTCCAAAAGACAAACTCAAAGAGGTGTTTAACCGCTTCGTGCAGGCCACTGAAAGCACTACGCGGGTATTCGGCGGCACGGGCCTTGGACTGAGCATCGTAAAATCGCTTGTTCAGCTATTCGAAGGCACATTGAACCTCGAAAGCGAGCTGGGGCAGGGAACCGTGTTTACCATGGACTTCCCTTTCAGGATCGTGAACGACGCCGGGCTGCATGACGACATTGAGAAAGAAATTGACATTACCGCATCTGTAACCTCACTGCGCATTCTCGCGGCAGAAGACAATACATTGAACCAGAAGCTGCTGAAAGCGATTTTCGAACGGCTGAATATCCCGCTGACGATCGTGAACAACGGCCAGGAAGCGCTCGACCGGCTTCGGGAGGAAACATTCGACCTCGTTTTGATGGACATTCAAATGCCCGTCATGGACGGCTACACGGCCATCAAGGAAATCCGCCGCACGGTTTCGAGCACCATTCCGATCATCACCATGACCGCCCACGCGATGGTCGGAGAGAAAGAAGAATGCCTGAGTATCGGCGCCAACAGCTATATTTCGAAACCTTTTAAGGAAAGTGAACTTTTATATACCATTGCACATCTTGGAAACAAAGAGAATTACGAAGCACAACCCAAAGAATTTACTCAACAACCCTCCCCTGCTAAAATGACAGACACGATCCTGAATCTCGACTACCTCACCGAAATTACCGGCGGCGACCAGGAATTGCGCGACGAGCTGATCGCCCTTTTCGAAAAAGACAGCAAAATTCAACTGATGAACATTGCCGACGCGTCACTGGCCAACGACCTCGAAAAGCTGCGCCAGGCCATTCACAAATTCCGATCTTCACTGTTTTCCGTGGGATTGCTCAATACCGCCAATCAATACAAGGAGCTGGAAGCTACCCTGAAACAAGGCAACTGGAACAGCGGCCTTAACCAGAAGCTGGTGGAATTGAAAGCTGAATCGGAAACGGGATTATCGCAGCTGAAAAACCTGTAA
- a CDS encoding glycosyltransferase, whose translation MNKEYFFEEVTLLITHYNRSQSLENLLLSFEGLHCRFGDIVVSDDGSKPEHIDYLLQLQKKHEFRLITTPQNRGLGNNINKGQDAVQTPLTLYVQEDFTPAAIFPERFSQAVDIMHEQPQTDVVRFYAYFEYPYLKNPRNGFYEMDFALWKPGYRKFYAYSDHPHLRRSTFFTKFGRYVEGQKGDITEYRMMMSFLKNNGKAWFYKDFKGLFEQKNSESEPSTMSRENWRQTDRFPVKQIRDLYRHVKFNFDYLT comes from the coding sequence ATGAACAAGGAATATTTCTTCGAGGAAGTGACGCTCCTCATCACGCATTACAACCGAAGCCAGTCGCTGGAAAACCTGCTTCTTTCGTTCGAGGGGCTGCATTGCCGTTTCGGCGACATTGTGGTGTCCGACGACGGCAGCAAGCCCGAGCACATTGACTACCTGCTCCAATTGCAGAAAAAGCATGAATTCAGGCTCATTACCACGCCGCAGAACCGGGGCCTGGGCAACAACATCAACAAGGGCCAGGATGCCGTGCAAACCCCGCTCACATTGTATGTACAGGAGGATTTCACGCCGGCCGCCATTTTTCCCGAGCGTTTCAGCCAGGCGGTGGACATTATGCATGAGCAACCGCAAACCGATGTGGTGCGGTTTTACGCCTATTTTGAATATCCCTACCTGAAAAATCCGCGCAATGGGTTCTACGAAATGGATTTCGCACTCTGGAAACCGGGCTACCGCAAATTCTACGCGTACAGCGACCACCCGCACCTGCGCAGGAGTACCTTTTTTACCAAATTCGGAAGGTATGTGGAAGGCCAGAAGGGCGACATCACCGAATACCGGATGATGATGTCTTTCCTGAAAAACAATGGCAAGGCCTGGTTCTACAAAGATTTCAAGGGGTTGTTCGAACAAAAAAACTCAGAGTCCGAGCCCAGTACCATGTCCCGCGAGAACTGGCGGCAGACGGACCGGTTTCCTGTGAAGCAAATCCGGGACCTTTACCGGCACGTGAAATTTAATTTTGACTATCTGACCTGA
- a CDS encoding glycosyltransferase, whose protein sequence is MQHHFPDTTLLITHYNRSGSLERLLATFESLGCRFADIVVSDDGSKPEHLDQVKALTNRFHFRLITTPKNRGLGNNINKGQDAVRSEYTLYVQEDFQPSDIFPEHFKDAVTFMREDPKWDIVRFYAYFAYPTLKPFQKGYSEMVYRFWDMNHLKFYYYSDHPHLRRSTFLQKFGRYPEGIKGDLTEYKMAVSFLQKKGKGLFFNEFTKLFYQKNSSDEPSTMERADWKLSENPVIRLARLGYLRYRWLKNTLDLVFMK, encoded by the coding sequence ATGCAGCACCACTTTCCCGATACAACATTACTGATCACCCATTATAACCGCAGCGGCTCCCTGGAACGACTGCTGGCGACTTTCGAGTCGCTGGGCTGCCGGTTTGCCGACATCGTGGTGTCCGACGACGGCAGCAAGCCCGAACACCTCGACCAGGTGAAAGCGCTCACCAACCGGTTCCATTTCCGGCTCATTACCACTCCCAAAAACCGGGGCCTAGGCAACAATATCAACAAAGGTCAGGACGCCGTGCGATCGGAGTACACCCTGTATGTGCAGGAGGATTTCCAGCCGTCCGACATTTTCCCCGAACATTTCAAAGACGCGGTCACATTCATGCGAGAAGACCCGAAATGGGACATTGTGCGTTTCTATGCCTACTTTGCCTATCCTACCCTGAAACCATTTCAGAAGGGTTATTCCGAAATGGTGTACCGGTTCTGGGACATGAATCACCTGAAATTCTACTATTACAGCGACCATCCGCATTTGCGCCGGAGCACATTCCTGCAAAAATTCGGCCGCTATCCCGAAGGTATCAAGGGCGACCTCACCGAGTACAAAATGGCGGTGAGCTTTTTGCAGAAAAAAGGAAAAGGACTGTTTTTCAATGAGTTTACCAAATTATTTTACCAAAAAAACTCTTCCGACGAGCCCAGTACCATGGAACGTGCCGACTGGAAGCTGAGCGAAAACCCGGTGATCAGGCTGGCCCGGCTCGGGTACCTGCGCTACCGGTGGCTGAAAAATACCCTGGACCTGGTTTTCATGAAATAG
- a CDS encoding glycosyltransferase family 2 protein, whose protein sequence is MPHLFTNKRFEDLTEAEIQALRERISRFKHETPDVSVVIPAWNEENNIYRTLSSLSASRTRYNVEIVVVNNNSTDGTQNVLDKLGVRNYLQTVQGTPFARQMGLDNARGKFHLCADSDTFYPPDWIDLMVEPMAKNARVTGVYGNYAFIPPDGQGRLGLWFYEKFAGLMIQIRKKNREYLNVYGFNMGFVTEVGRRTGGFKVSGQRIYANIVGSDFQNEAEDGRMALNLKKEGDLQQVTSSKATVFTSPRRLLDDGSISKAFFNRAKRQLQGMRDYLS, encoded by the coding sequence TTGCCGCACCTTTTTACAAACAAGCGATTCGAAGACCTCACGGAAGCCGAGATTCAGGCGCTGCGGGAACGGATCAGCCGTTTTAAGCACGAAACCCCCGACGTGTCGGTGGTAATCCCCGCCTGGAACGAAGAAAATAATATTTACCGGACGCTCTCGTCGCTTTCCGCCAGCCGCACCCGGTATAATGTAGAGATCGTGGTGGTGAACAACAATTCCACCGACGGCACACAGAATGTGCTCGACAAGCTCGGGGTGCGCAATTACCTGCAAACCGTGCAGGGAACGCCCTTCGCCCGCCAGATGGGCCTCGATAATGCCCGCGGCAAGTTCCACCTCTGCGCCGATTCCGATACTTTTTACCCACCCGACTGGATCGACCTCATGGTGGAGCCCATGGCCAAAAACGCGCGCGTTACCGGCGTTTACGGGAATTACGCATTCATCCCGCCCGACGGCCAGGGACGGCTCGGGCTGTGGTTTTACGAAAAATTTGCGGGCCTGATGATCCAGATACGCAAGAAAAACCGCGAGTACCTCAATGTCTACGGCTTCAACATGGGCTTCGTGACGGAAGTGGGGCGCCGCACGGGCGGTTTCAAAGTCAGCGGCCAGCGCATTTATGCCAACATCGTCGGCAGCGATTTCCAGAACGAGGCGGAAGATGGCCGGATGGCCCTCAACCTCAAAAAAGAAGGTGACCTGCAACAGGTAACCAGCTCCAAAGCAACGGTTTTCACCTCGCCCCGCCGCCTGCTCGACGACGGCAGCATTTCCAAAGCCTTCTTCAACCGGGCCAAACGCCAGTTGCAGGGCATGCGCGACTATCTTTCGTAA
- a CDS encoding lipopolysaccharide biosynthesis protein, giving the protein MAFQLLQKLRNKHFLSLAGNGIMSVLGMLNMIILYRALPVAGIGMWVFFLSILLLVDTFRSGFLTTAFIKFYAGAGDARKREVVGSAWFIGGAITGILALINIPAFLFSDWFKNPSVVLFVEWFGIIYIASLPYFIASCVVQAEQRFDQLLCIRFLSQGFFILFVMIMAFTKTATLQNIIYAYLGGAALTSTFTIIMGWARLANFKDRTRECIREIFHFGKFSVGTTLSSNLFGTSNTMIINFMLGPAALAVFNLGQRLMEIIEIPLRSFAATGMPELSAAYNENNRPKVIDTMKRYAGLITMALLPACIGAVVLADVAIHIIGGEKYIDSEAANIMRLYMTFALLYPLDRFFALTLDVIHQPKINFIKVLIMLAGSVIASVTGIYLTGSIYGVAIAGVVPTLIGVGIGYWGLNRFQPFSILSVFTTGYAEAVGLVRIWWGKLMVHKAH; this is encoded by the coding sequence ATGGCATTTCAGCTCTTACAGAAATTAAGGAATAAACACTTTCTTTCGCTGGCCGGCAACGGCATTATGTCGGTGCTGGGCATGCTCAATATGATTATCCTGTACCGCGCATTACCCGTGGCGGGCATCGGGATGTGGGTGTTCTTCCTGTCGATTTTGCTGTTGGTGGATACATTCCGGTCGGGCTTTCTCACCACCGCCTTCATCAAGTTCTACGCAGGCGCGGGCGATGCGCGGAAGCGCGAGGTCGTCGGTTCGGCCTGGTTTATCGGCGGGGCCATTACAGGCATTCTTGCATTGATCAACATTCCAGCATTCCTGTTTTCGGATTGGTTCAAAAATCCCTCCGTGGTACTGTTCGTGGAGTGGTTTGGCATTATTTATATCGCCTCGCTGCCGTATTTCATCGCTTCCTGCGTGGTGCAGGCGGAGCAGCGGTTCGATCAACTGCTGTGCATCCGCTTCCTGAGCCAGGGGTTTTTCATTCTTTTTGTGATGATCATGGCATTCACCAAAACGGCGACCCTGCAAAACATCATTTACGCCTACCTGGGCGGCGCGGCGCTTACGAGCACTTTTACCATCATCATGGGCTGGGCGCGGCTTGCCAATTTCAAGGACCGCACGCGCGAATGCATCCGGGAGATCTTCCATTTTGGCAAATTTTCGGTGGGTACCACATTGAGTTCCAACCTGTTCGGGACGTCCAACACGATGATCATCAACTTCATGCTCGGTCCGGCGGCATTAGCGGTTTTCAACCTCGGGCAGCGGCTGATGGAGATCATTGAAATACCCCTGAGAAGCTTTGCCGCTACCGGAATGCCCGAACTGTCGGCCGCCTATAACGAGAACAACCGCCCGAAGGTGATCGACACCATGAAACGCTACGCCGGGCTCATTACCATGGCTTTGCTGCCCGCGTGCATTGGCGCGGTGGTGCTGGCCGATGTGGCGATTCACATTATCGGCGGTGAAAAGTACATCGACTCCGAAGCCGCGAACATCATGCGCCTGTACATGACATTCGCGCTCCTGTACCCGCTCGACCGCTTTTTTGCATTAACACTCGACGTTATCCATCAGCCCAAAATCAATTTCATCAAAGTCCTGATCATGCTCGCGGGCAGCGTCATTGCGTCCGTCACGGGCATTTATCTCACCGGCAGCATTTACGGCGTCGCCATCGCGGGCGTCGTTCCTACGCTCATCGGCGTGGGGATCGGCTACTGGGGGCTCAACCGGTTTCAGCCTTTCAGTATCCTGAGCGTCTTTACGACGGGTTATGCCGAGGCGGTAGGGCTGGTGAGGATCTGGTGGGGCAAGCTGATGGTTCACAAGGCACATTAA